In Vespa crabro chromosome 5, iyVesCrab1.2, whole genome shotgun sequence, a single window of DNA contains:
- the LOC124424284 gene encoding L-asparaginase 1 codes for MLRSIKNENDQKLFIDIDDDQATEINSNDSEKYSTKENATTSEIKSESRVLVLYTGGTIGMIRNESGVLVPKANSFVNNLRQFSQMHDRDYAKQIYGKMADESPLILPVKTTDNCRVIYEVLEYSPLCDSSDMTMDDWILIANDIKKYYNDFDGFVILHGTDTLSYTASALSFMLQDLDKIVILTGSQVPIFDTRNDGVDNFLTSLVIAANYNIPEVCVFFGTNLMRGNRTSKVSATSFDAFHSPNFPPLATVGINIEVDYRLTKYPQGPGNFTVHLKLNRNVGLLRLFPGITADLVKAFLQPPTEGVVLQTYGSGNIPSNREDILVEFREATRRGIIIINITQCTTGRVSGTYEAGKLLEEAGVISGYDMTPEAALTKLAYVLSNSDWNVKRKRRIMQSNLRGELTSSQLPFMFESDLVNAVARSLKLSSRAEFQELTSILFPSMLNAAVVKCDIDKLKSLKEYGANVSQTNVDGRTALHIACCQGNLNIVQELLKMGANVNKKDRFQRTPLIEAIENDHREIINILLEHGSKLDKDIIGNKICDVVGSGNAKRLQSFLIADPDISERKDMSGRTPLHLAALHNDVTIIKLLLNHGANPKSIDMIGHTPFDLAKLVGAVDAMESLTLNDDVNE; via the exons ATGTTAAGATCTATCAAGAATGAGAATGATCAGAAATTGTTTATCGATATTGATGACGATCAAGCAAcggaaataaattcaaatgatagtgaaaaatattctaccAAGGAAAATGCCACGACGAGTGAGATCAAGTCTGAAAGTCGAGTTCTTGTTTTGTATACCGGTGGTACTATAGGAATGATTAGAAATGAAAGCGGAG ttCTGGTACCAAAAGCCAAttcttttgttaataatttacgACAATTTTCTCAAATGCATGATCGTGATTATGCCAAGCAAATATATGGCAAAATGGCTGACGAAAGTCCTTTGATCTTACC GGTTAAAACAACGGATAATTGTCGTGTTATTTATGAGGTATTAGAATATTCACCGCTTTGCGATTCCAGTGATATGACTATGGACGATTGGATTCTTATTGCCAATGATATCAAA aaatactATAACGATTTCGACGGATTCGTAATATTACACGGAACAGATACATTGAGTTACACAGCATCTGCCTTGTCATTTATGTTGCAAGATCTCGATAAGATTGTTATCTTGACTGGTTCTCAAGTTCCTATATTTGATACGAGGAACGATGGAGTAGATAATTTTCTTACATCTTTGGTAATAGCtgcaaattataatataccgGAAGTATGCGTATTCTTTGGAACTAATCTTATGCGAGGAAATCGTACCAGTAAAGTCTCAGCCACGTCCTTCGATGCATTTCACTCACCAAATTTTCCGCCTTTGGCTACGGTCGGAATAAATATAGAAG TCGACTATCGTTTAACGAAATATCCTCAAGGTCCAGGAAATTTTACGGTACATTTGAAATTGAATCGAAACGTCGGTCTTTTACGACTTTTCCCTGGTATTACTGCTGATCTAGTCAAAGCATTTCTTCAACCACCAACTGAAGGTGTTGTATTGCAAACATATGGTTCTGGTAATATACCAAGCAATCGGGAGGATATATTGGTTGAATTTCGTGAAGCTACACGACgtggtattattatcatcaatataaCTCAATGTACAACTGGTCGTGTATCGGGTACATACGAAGCAGGAAAATTATTAGAGGAAGCtg GTGTAATATCTGGTTATGACATGACGCCGGAAGCTGCTCTAACAAAATTAGCTTACGTATTATCTAACAGTGATTggaatgtaaaaagaaaacgaagaataatGCAAAGCAATTTGCGCGGTGAATTAACATCAAGTCAATTACCATTCATGTTCGAATCAGATCTAGTTAATGCCGTAGCgagatcattaaaattatcctcAAGAGCTGAATTTCAAGAATTGACCTCCatactttttccttctatgCTCAATGCGGCAGTAGTTAAATGCGATATAGACAagttaaaatcattgaaggAATAT gGTGCTAACGTATCACAAACAAACGTAGATGGTCGAACTGCCCTGCACATTGCTTGCTGTCAaggaaatttaaatattgtacAAGAACTATTGAAAATGGGCgcaaacgttaataaaaaagatcgttTTCAACGAACGCCACTCATCGAAGCTATTGAAAATGATCATCGTGAG ATTATCAACATTTTATTAGAACACGGTTCTAAACtcgataaagatattataggaaataaaatttgtgaCGTAGTTGGATCTGGAAATGCTAAACGTcttcaatcatttttaatcgCCGACCCTGACATATCCGAAAGAAAGGATATGTCTGGTAGAACGCCTTTGCATTTAGCTGCGCTACATAATGACGtaactattattaaattacttttaaatCACGGAGCAAATCCAAAATCTATTGACATGATCGGACACACACCGTTCGATCTAGCAAAATTAGTTGGTGCGGTCGATGCAATGGAATCTCTTACACTTAACGACGAcgttaatgaataa